The proteins below are encoded in one region of Bdellovibrio bacteriovorus:
- a CDS encoding 6-bladed beta-propeller: MLNLRHLLQAVTLSMLICGCGVTAQISKLASELTPTPSPTYEDLTDGPAITINNPLDLSTVPTTGTGPYTYEIIEGSGSISGSTYTPGATTGDVIIKITDANGDVSHIKIPVAPTPTVSPAQVFLGVSDTFDFSGANGVPPYTYSATGGTIDSSGLFTADGSTGAATVTVTDSLGNTHTLNLTIRPALNSAVTASTMAATSTVTMSGIDGAGGYTYSLVSGSGSIHASTGVYSPGGTSGTVVLRVTDAAGKTSDQSVTVAPLLTISPINKIILVNTTTTFTASGGVPPYSYAVGIGNTGTVGLTTGAYQAPGIAASETVTVTDALGTTATATVQVNPPVKISATKTKYYTNTSITVSGADGIPPYTYSLIMGTGTLNSTTGEFTTTTIGTKRFRVTDSTGASTTLITTAYNPLLTSTFKVAINSIITFTPSGGIPPYTTTLLSGGGSLSLLNYTAPGTLGVATIQVTDTGGTSVNVTADITNPPSISQFEISGPYISDIVNVSAAGSEYDKWCILEGLNYVSACVWQNGTLPAVFDTNKLYREGRSYFAFVSRGSAVASASSHKFFNSTFPLGSKNNFGSPSGIATSSDGFWIADSSLNKVFKYDANGNWLMTLGSDNPTAQTGFFKYLARIFVDSNDRLYVVDQGNDRIQIFEASGSYSRTVPADGVMDSPTNGHFENPWAVYVDNSGNMYVADNTGRVQKFDSTGNWVFTFGSLGTGNGQFSVPRDIEVDSSGNIFVMDYGNSRVQKFDSNGTWLATFGGPGTTDGLFDAIADIEIAPSGDIYVMDKNRLQIFNSAFVFQSSSPIGTGENLVNYAHALSLDSLGNFYVLQSGNQIVSKFNNSLVHQFTVGSTVRENGSFNNPQNIFRDSSGNLWVVERTGCRVQKFSSTGTWLMAFGSCGTGNGEFKEPTAVVTASDGSIYVADSLNLRIQKFDSSGTYLSQFPFGQVADMVITSSDVLYASRSSTKDAVKFATDGSIIEVYSSGAIGTVQGLAVDASGSVYVADPINTVIHKFSHDAIYLGTIGGPGTGNGQFGSISDLTFAPNGDIYVLENGGVNRVQIFDSTGTYKSQFSSFGYGIGQLVYPMNIVIDPTNENIYIVEPNRHRVQKFNSSGAPLLQ; encoded by the coding sequence CTCACAGATGGGCCAGCTATCACAATCAATAACCCCTTGGATTTATCGACGGTCCCTACAACTGGAACAGGTCCTTATACATATGAAATTATAGAAGGCAGCGGAAGTATTTCAGGCTCCACTTATACCCCAGGTGCGACGACGGGCGATGTTATTATTAAGATTACGGATGCCAATGGAGACGTCAGCCACATTAAAATTCCTGTAGCTCCAACACCGACGGTTTCTCCTGCACAAGTTTTTTTAGGAGTTTCTGATACATTTGATTTTTCTGGGGCGAATGGCGTCCCGCCGTATACTTACTCTGCGACAGGAGGCACTATCGATTCTTCGGGATTGTTCACTGCCGATGGAAGTACTGGGGCAGCGACTGTTACCGTCACTGATAGTTTAGGAAATACTCACACGCTCAATTTAACCATTCGACCTGCATTAAACTCAGCAGTCACGGCGTCTACCATGGCCGCCACTAGCACCGTTACTATGAGTGGTATTGATGGAGCCGGTGGATATACGTATTCCCTTGTCTCTGGGTCTGGTTCAATTCACGCATCAACGGGAGTTTACAGTCCCGGCGGCACTTCAGGCACCGTCGTTTTACGAGTGACCGATGCTGCCGGTAAAACTTCAGATCAAAGTGTCACAGTGGCGCCATTGTTAACGATATCTCCGATAAATAAAATAATTTTGGTGAATACTACGACGACGTTCACGGCTTCGGGTGGAGTACCCCCTTATTCATATGCGGTCGGGATCGGAAATACAGGTACAGTAGGACTCACGACGGGTGCTTATCAGGCCCCGGGAATTGCCGCTAGTGAGACCGTCACCGTCACAGATGCTTTGGGAACCACGGCCACAGCGACAGTGCAAGTAAATCCCCCAGTAAAAATATCGGCGACTAAAACAAAATATTATACGAATACCTCAATCACTGTTTCGGGTGCTGATGGAATTCCTCCTTACACTTATAGTTTGATCATGGGAACAGGAACGTTAAACAGTACCACAGGTGAATTTACAACGACCACGATAGGGACTAAACGTTTTCGTGTTACCGATTCTACAGGCGCTTCAACCACTCTTATTACTACGGCCTACAACCCATTACTCACTTCAACTTTCAAAGTTGCGATAAACTCGATCATCACATTTACTCCCTCGGGCGGTATTCCACCTTACACGACGACGTTGCTTAGTGGTGGAGGCTCCTTGAGTCTGCTCAACTACACGGCCCCAGGTACGTTGGGTGTGGCGACAATCCAAGTCACCGATACTGGCGGCACCAGTGTGAATGTCACCGCGGATATTACAAATCCACCTTCGATTTCTCAATTCGAAATTTCCGGCCCATACATTTCTGATATCGTGAATGTCAGCGCAGCCGGCAGTGAATATGATAAGTGGTGCATTTTAGAGGGACTTAACTATGTCTCTGCTTGTGTCTGGCAGAATGGCACATTACCGGCAGTTTTTGATACGAATAAACTTTATCGCGAAGGTCGCAGCTATTTTGCCTTTGTAAGTCGAGGCAGTGCCGTTGCATCCGCTTCAAGTCATAAGTTCTTTAATTCCACTTTTCCATTGGGATCTAAAAACAACTTTGGTTCTCCGTCAGGTATTGCAACCTCGAGCGACGGTTTTTGGATTGCTGATTCATCTTTGAATAAAGTTTTTAAATATGACGCCAATGGAAACTGGCTCATGACTCTAGGTAGTGACAATCCTACGGCGCAGACGGGATTCTTCAAATACCTAGCTAGAATTTTTGTGGACTCCAACGACAGACTTTACGTGGTCGACCAAGGCAACGACCGCATTCAAATCTTCGAGGCCAGTGGAAGTTATAGTCGAACTGTACCGGCGGATGGGGTGATGGACTCCCCCACCAATGGGCACTTTGAAAATCCTTGGGCTGTATATGTTGATAATAGTGGAAACATGTACGTTGCAGACAACACGGGTCGAGTTCAAAAATTTGATTCTACGGGCAACTGGGTCTTTACCTTCGGAAGTTTGGGGACCGGTAATGGACAATTTTCTGTTCCCAGAGACATCGAGGTCGACAGCAGCGGAAACATCTTCGTCATGGATTATGGAAACTCCCGTGTTCAAAAGTTCGATAGTAACGGAACTTGGCTAGCGACTTTCGGTGGTCCTGGAACGACTGACGGCCTTTTCGACGCCATTGCTGATATTGAGATCGCGCCTTCAGGTGATATTTATGTGATGGATAAAAACAGGCTGCAAATATTCAATAGTGCTTTCGTGTTTCAATCTTCCTCTCCGATCGGAACTGGTGAAAATCTTGTTAACTATGCCCATGCACTGAGCTTAGACTCTCTTGGAAATTTCTATGTGCTTCAATCTGGCAACCAGATCGTTTCCAAGTTTAATAACAGCCTTGTTCATCAATTTACTGTGGGAAGCACTGTTCGAGAAAACGGCTCATTCAATAATCCTCAGAACATCTTTCGAGATTCCTCAGGAAACCTTTGGGTTGTTGAACGCACTGGATGTCGAGTTCAAAAGTTCAGCTCTACCGGAACCTGGTTGATGGCTTTTGGTAGCTGTGGAACGGGCAATGGAGAGTTTAAAGAGCCTACAGCCGTCGTAACGGCCTCGGATGGTTCTATCTACGTAGCAGACTCACTGAATCTTCGTATTCAAAAGTTTGATTCCAGTGGAACTTATTTATCTCAATTTCCGTTTGGTCAAGTTGCCGATATGGTCATTACCTCCTCCGACGTTCTTTATGCCAGCCGGTCTTCCACAAAAGATGCCGTCAAATTTGCGACCGATGGTAGTATTATAGAAGTTTACAGTTCTGGAGCTATCGGCACAGTCCAGGGGTTGGCTGTGGATGCTAGCGGAAGCGTCTATGTTGCAGATCCCATCAACACCGTTATTCATAAATTCAGTCATGATGCCATCTATTTGGGAACCATCGGTGGCCCCGGGACTGGCAACGGTCAATTCGGCAGCATTTCTGATCTCACGTTCGCGCCAAACGGAGATATCTACGTTCTTGAAAATGGTGGCGTAAATCGAGTGCAAATTTTCGATAGTACGGGCACCTATAAGTCACAGTTCAGTTCATTTGGATACGGTATAGGTCAACTGGTCTATCCCATGAACATTGTAATAGATCCGACCAATGAAAATATTTATATCGTTGAGCCTAATCGCCATCGCGTGCAAAAATTCAACTCTAGCGGTGCGCCTCTACTTCAATAA